The proteins below are encoded in one region of Brassica napus cultivar Da-Ae chromosome A6, Da-Ae, whole genome shotgun sequence:
- the LOC106348174 gene encoding phytosulfokines 5 has protein sequence MAKFTAFFIIVALLLFSTLTYASARPISTSVYPEEISVEKLEQGEENCEGVGEEECVLIRRTLVAHTDYIYTQNHNHP, from the exons ATGGCGAAGTTCACAGCTTTCTTCATCATCGTCGCcctcctcctcttctccacGCTAACATACGCATCAGCCCGGCCCATTTCAACCTCCGTTTATCCAGAAGAAATCTCCGTCGAG AAACTAGAACAAGGAGAGGAAAACTGTGAAGGTGTTGGCGAAGAAGAGTGTGTCTTGATACGAAGAACTTTAGTTGCTCACACTGATTACATCTATACCCAAAACCACAATCATCCTTAA
- the LOC106348172 gene encoding ACT domain-containing protein ACR1, with protein sequence MMEIAYQPRIDSEIESLVERINPPSVCVDNDSDPNCTLVKVDSANKYGILLDMVQVLADLDLVISKSYISSDGDWFMDVFHVTDQLGNKLTDRSLILYIQQAICYSRKGGITKEMQSNLKREVQQRHVSTEHTAFEITGIDRPGLLSEISAVLSDIGCHVTAAVAWTHHERAAMVIYLEDGFNGGPIIDPIRKAQVKDHLDIVMEAHQRVGDESRVVVSVVEAKGAPVGWAHTERRLHELMYAEGDYENCFGCDCCSGDRCDALSRGRCERIHVAIEACNGYSMVSVKCRDRPKLLFDTVCALKELQFVVFHAVAGARGSTAEQEYFIRKKNGCTLETEGQRERLRHCLVAAISRRASRGFKLDVRTKNKMGLLSDVTRTVRENGLSITRAEMSTQGENAVGSFYVAGVSGGEKDANAVEAVVRELRGVVVSAVKTVGMVSTRLGSSSDVEEENRAKSSIGRLLWSKLERLSTSIRR encoded by the exons atgatGGAGATAGCTTATCAGCCTCGGATTGATTCCGAGATAGAATCACTCGTCGAGAGAATCAATCCTCCCAG TGTTTGTGTAGACAACGACTCAGACCCTAATTGTACACTCGTTAAG GTAGATAGCGCGAATAAGTACGGGATATTACTGGACATGGTCCAGGTTTTAGCTGATCTCGATCTCGTTATCTCCAAATCTTACATCTCATCTGATGGCGACTGGTTCATGGATG TGTTTCACGTGACGGACCAACTCGGGAACAAGCTCACAGACCGAAGCCTGATTCTCTACATTCAGCAG GCAATATGTTATAGTAGAAAGGGAGGTATCACAAAAGAGATGCAGAGTAATCTAAAACGTGAAGTGCAGCAGCGCCACGTGTCAACAGAGCACACGGCGTTTGAGATAACCGGAATTGACAGACCGGGTCTGCTGTCCGAGATCTCAGCCGTACTTTCCGACATTGGATGTCATGTGACTGCAGCTGTTGCGTGGACCCACCACGAGCGAGCGGCGATGGTGATTTATCTAGAAGACGGGTTTAACGGTGGGCCCATTATCGACCCAATAAGAAAGGCCCAAGTGAAGGATCATCTGGATATAGTCATGGAGGCCCATCAAAGAGTCGGCGATGAGTCTCGTGTCGTTGTGAGTGTAGTTGAAGCTAAAGGAGCTCCGGTAGGGTGGGCCCACACTGAGCGACGGCTTCACGAGCTAATGTACGCTGAGGGAGACTACGAGAACTGCTTTGGCTGCGACTGCTGCAGTGGAGACAG GTGTGATGCCTTGTCGAGGGGAAGATGCGAGAGGATACACGTAGCGATCGAAGCATGCAATGGTTATTCAATGGTGAGCGTTAAGTGTAGAGACAGACCAAAATTATTGTTCGACACGGTATGCGCGTTAAAGGAGTTACAATTCGTTGTGTTTCACGCCGTCGCTGGAGCAAGGGGCTCAACGGCGGAGCAAGAGTATTTCATAAGGAAGAAGAACGGGTGCACGTTAGAAACGGAAGGACAAAGGGAGAGACTAAGGCATTGTTTGGTAGCTGCGATATCGAGACGCGCTTCACGCGGGTTCAAGCTTGACGTTCGGACAAAGAACAAGATGGGTTTGTTGTCGGATGTGACGAGAACCGTGAGAGAAAACGGTTTGTCGATAACAAGAGCAGAGATGAGTACTCAAGGTGAGAATGCGGTTGGTTCGTTTTATGTCGCGGGGGTGAGCGGTGGTGAGAAGGATGCGAATGCGGTTGAAGCGGTTGTAAGAGAGTTGCGTGGAGTGGTTGTCTCGGCGGTTAAGACGGTTGGGATGGTGTCGACGAGGTTAGGTTCGTCGAGTGATGTGGAGGAGGAAAACAGAGCTAAGTCGTCGATTGGGAGATTGTTATGGTCGAAGTTAGAGAGATTGTCGACGTCGATAAGACGATAA
- the LOC125575855 gene encoding DEAD-box ATP-dependent RNA helicase 27-like isoform X2 — MANLDMEQHSPEKEEMKTKTKTKKKRSRDKDKAKILKQLAKTEVKEPKAITDEEPKKKKKKKLKQVAMEDEETKAINDEEPKKKKKKKAKQLEEEEEEDKVEESGGNGIMTNETFESLGLSDNTHKSIKEMGFARMTQIQAKAIPPLMMGKDVLGAARTGSGKTLAFLIPAVELLYHVRFTPRNGTGVIVICPTRELAIQSYLVAKELLKFHSQTVGKVIGGEPRKKEVEILVKGVNLLVATPGRLLDHLENTDGFVFKNLKFLVMDEADRILEQNFEEDMKKIIKLLPKTRQTSLFSATQTSKVEDLARVSLTSPVYIDVDEGRKEVTNEGLEQGYCVVPSAKRLLFLLTFLKTFHGKKKIMVFFSTCKSTKFHTELFRYIKIDCLAIHGGMEQSKRTSTFFQFVKLETGVLLCTNVGARGLDFPHVDWIVQYDPPDDPTEYIHRVGRTARGEGAKGKALLVLTPTELQFIQYLKAAKIPVEEHEFEEEKLLNVQAFLEKTISENSALSVSAKEAYKTYISGYDSHSMKDVFNAHRLDLKEVAASFCFSSPPKVLLKIHREGDGYRSKREPVNNKFNRGRGGRPGGKTKFERY; from the exons ATGGCGAATTTGGATATGGAGCAGCATTCACCCGAAAAGGAAGAGAtgaagacgaagacgaagacgaagaagaaaagATCCAGAGACAAAGACAAAGCGAAGATACTAAAGCAGCTAGCGAAGACGGAGGTTAAAGAGCCAAAAGCAATAACAGATGAAGAAcccaagaagaaaaagaagaagaaactaaagCAGGTTGCGATGGAGGATGAAGAGACCAAAGCAATTAACGATGAAgaaccaaagaagaagaagaagaagaaagcgaagcagctcgaagaagaagaagaagaagacaaagtggAGGAAAGTGGTGGAAACGGTATAATGACCAACGAAACGTTTGAGTCATTGGGGCTATCTGATAACACTCATAAATCCATCAAAGAGATGGGATTCGCACGCATGACTCAG ATTCAAGCTAAAGCGATTCCGCCGTTGATGATGGGGAAAGATGTACTCGGAGCTGCCAGAACCGGTTCCGGAAAGACCTTAGCTTTTCTTATACCTGCTGTAGAGCTTCTTTACCATGTCCGGTTTACTCCTCGCAATGGAACCGGTGTTATTGTGATTTGTCCAACAAGAGAGCTTGCCATTCAG TCATATTTAGTGGCGAAGGAGCTTCTTAAGTTCCATTCTCAGACCGTGGGAAAGGTTATTGGTGGTGAGcccagaaagaaagaagttgAAATTCTTGTCAAAGGTGTTAATCTGTTGGTAGCTACCCCTGGAAGACTTCTCGATCACCTTGAGAATACTGATGGATTTGTGTTCAAGAACTTGAAG TTTCTTGTGATGGATGAGGCTGATAGGATACTGGAACAGAACTTTGAAGAAGATATGAAGAAGATCATTAAGCTTCTACCAAAG ACAAGGCAGACTTCATTATTTTCCGCCACACAGACTTCCAAG GTTGAGGATCTTGCTCGTGTGTCACTTACATCACCTGTTTATATTGATGTGGACGAAGGACGAAAAGAG GTTACAAATGAAGGCTTGGAGCAAGGTTACTGCGTTGTGCCAAGTGCGAAGCGGTTACTCTTCTTACTCACCTTCTTGAAGACGTTTCatgggaagaagaagatcatgGTGTTTTTCTCCACTTGCAAATCGACAAAGTTTCACACGGAACTCTTTCGGTACATCAAAATAGATTGCCTCGCCATCCATGGAGGGATGGAGCAGAGCAAAAGGACTTCGACGTTTTTCCAGTTCGTAAAGTTGGAAACTGGTGTCTTATTGTGTACTAATGTAGGTGCCCGTGGTCTCGACTTTCCCCATGTG GATTGGATTGTGCAGTATGATCCTCCAGATGATCCTACG gaatACATTCATAGAGTAGGTAGAACAGCTCGTGGAGAGGGTGCAAAAGGGAAGGCTCTGCTTGTTCTAACTCCAACGGAGTTGCAATTTATTCAGTATCTCAAG GCTGCGAAGATTCCTGTTGAAGAACATGAATTCGAGGAAGAGAAGTTGCTCAATGTGCAGGCTTTTCTG gAAAAGACGATATCTGAAAACAGTGCATTGAGCGTGTCAGCAAAAGAAGCATACAAGACTTACATATCAGGATATGATTCTCACTCTATGAAAGATGTCTTTAATGCTCACCGTCTCGATCTCAAG GAGGTTGCGGCTTCGTTCTGTTTCTCATCACCACCGAAAGTATTGTTGAAGATACATCGAGAAGGAGACGGGTACAGGAGCAAGAGAGAACCGGTTAATAATAAGTTTAACAGAGGTCGTGGTGGTAGACCCGGCGGTAAAACTAAGTTCGAAAGGTACTAA
- the LOC125575855 gene encoding DEAD-box ATP-dependent RNA helicase 27-like isoform X1, protein MANLDMEQHSPEKEEMKTKTKTKKKRSRDKDKAKILKQLAKTEVKEPKAITDEEPKKKKKKKLKQVAMEDEETKAINDEEPKKKKKKKAKQLEEEEEEDKVEESGGNGIMTNETFESLGLSDNTHKSIKEMGFARMTQIQAKAIPPLMMGKDVLGAARTGSGKTLAFLIPAVELLYHVRFTPRNGTGVIVICPTRELAIQSYLVAKELLKFHSQTVGKVIGGEPRKKEVEILVKGVNLLVATPGRLLDHLENTDGFVFKNLKFLVMDEADRILEQNFEEDMKKIIKLLPKVFYSHGLHTEATNDSIRTLCLNCLFYMLQTRQTSLFSATQTSKVEDLARVSLTSPVYIDVDEGRKEVTNEGLEQGYCVVPSAKRLLFLLTFLKTFHGKKKIMVFFSTCKSTKFHTELFRYIKIDCLAIHGGMEQSKRTSTFFQFVKLETGVLLCTNVGARGLDFPHVDWIVQYDPPDDPTEYIHRVGRTARGEGAKGKALLVLTPTELQFIQYLKAAKIPVEEHEFEEEKLLNVQAFLEKTISENSALSVSAKEAYKTYISGYDSHSMKDVFNAHRLDLKEVAASFCFSSPPKVLLKIHREGDGYRSKREPVNNKFNRGRGGRPGGKTKFERY, encoded by the exons ATGGCGAATTTGGATATGGAGCAGCATTCACCCGAAAAGGAAGAGAtgaagacgaagacgaagacgaagaagaaaagATCCAGAGACAAAGACAAAGCGAAGATACTAAAGCAGCTAGCGAAGACGGAGGTTAAAGAGCCAAAAGCAATAACAGATGAAGAAcccaagaagaaaaagaagaagaaactaaagCAGGTTGCGATGGAGGATGAAGAGACCAAAGCAATTAACGATGAAgaaccaaagaagaagaagaagaagaaagcgaagcagctcgaagaagaagaagaagaagacaaagtggAGGAAAGTGGTGGAAACGGTATAATGACCAACGAAACGTTTGAGTCATTGGGGCTATCTGATAACACTCATAAATCCATCAAAGAGATGGGATTCGCACGCATGACTCAG ATTCAAGCTAAAGCGATTCCGCCGTTGATGATGGGGAAAGATGTACTCGGAGCTGCCAGAACCGGTTCCGGAAAGACCTTAGCTTTTCTTATACCTGCTGTAGAGCTTCTTTACCATGTCCGGTTTACTCCTCGCAATGGAACCGGTGTTATTGTGATTTGTCCAACAAGAGAGCTTGCCATTCAG TCATATTTAGTGGCGAAGGAGCTTCTTAAGTTCCATTCTCAGACCGTGGGAAAGGTTATTGGTGGTGAGcccagaaagaaagaagttgAAATTCTTGTCAAAGGTGTTAATCTGTTGGTAGCTACCCCTGGAAGACTTCTCGATCACCTTGAGAATACTGATGGATTTGTGTTCAAGAACTTGAAG TTTCTTGTGATGGATGAGGCTGATAGGATACTGGAACAGAACTTTGAAGAAGATATGAAGAAGATCATTAAGCTTCTACCAAAGGTATTCTATTCTCACGGCTTGCATACTGAAGCAACTAATGATTCAATAAGGACACTGTGTCTAAATTGTCTTTTTTATATGCTGCAGACAAGGCAGACTTCATTATTTTCCGCCACACAGACTTCCAAG GTTGAGGATCTTGCTCGTGTGTCACTTACATCACCTGTTTATATTGATGTGGACGAAGGACGAAAAGAG GTTACAAATGAAGGCTTGGAGCAAGGTTACTGCGTTGTGCCAAGTGCGAAGCGGTTACTCTTCTTACTCACCTTCTTGAAGACGTTTCatgggaagaagaagatcatgGTGTTTTTCTCCACTTGCAAATCGACAAAGTTTCACACGGAACTCTTTCGGTACATCAAAATAGATTGCCTCGCCATCCATGGAGGGATGGAGCAGAGCAAAAGGACTTCGACGTTTTTCCAGTTCGTAAAGTTGGAAACTGGTGTCTTATTGTGTACTAATGTAGGTGCCCGTGGTCTCGACTTTCCCCATGTG GATTGGATTGTGCAGTATGATCCTCCAGATGATCCTACG gaatACATTCATAGAGTAGGTAGAACAGCTCGTGGAGAGGGTGCAAAAGGGAAGGCTCTGCTTGTTCTAACTCCAACGGAGTTGCAATTTATTCAGTATCTCAAG GCTGCGAAGATTCCTGTTGAAGAACATGAATTCGAGGAAGAGAAGTTGCTCAATGTGCAGGCTTTTCTG gAAAAGACGATATCTGAAAACAGTGCATTGAGCGTGTCAGCAAAAGAAGCATACAAGACTTACATATCAGGATATGATTCTCACTCTATGAAAGATGTCTTTAATGCTCACCGTCTCGATCTCAAG GAGGTTGCGGCTTCGTTCTGTTTCTCATCACCACCGAAAGTATTGTTGAAGATACATCGAGAAGGAGACGGGTACAGGAGCAAGAGAGAACCGGTTAATAATAAGTTTAACAGAGGTCGTGGTGGTAGACCCGGCGGTAAAACTAAGTTCGAAAGGTACTAA
- the LOC125575856 gene encoding uncharacterized protein LOC125575856, with protein MAWLARSIANSLKLDEDDGDDEKRLSGEDSVPNQLVSESQSPRGVKEDISELTKTLRSQFWGVASFLSQPSPSPDPQERNQSPDDAEEEDEDLIAGIRNDFAEIGGRFRTGISKLSENLPVSDFTKIASNFLQLGSEGADPKDYGDVIGVTEELIAFVRDLAMHPETWLDLPLPDEDDDDYTFDEFEMTDDQHEHALSMERLVPSLASLRIELCPEYMSENCFWLIYFVLLHPKLTQHDASLLSTPQVLEARAMLSHELQKLNRAPVEGESSEANAAVVEPLTNPSQESLAAKPVNPQEYETDKHTVESKEIQVVDKSVIEERNSSTDSSSSSRFVNVQAEDVEEEEEEDADDWLNDEESSDAVSGMEGGATTKHPLGEEDEEDVSFSDLEDDDEERDVPVSSKRSTNSSSPDWVQI; from the exons ATGGCTTGGTTAGCTAGATCCATCGCGAACTCACTCAAGCTCGATGAGGACgatggagatgatgaaaagAGACTTTCCGGTGAAGATTCCGTTCCGAATCAGTTGGTGTCGGAGTCACAGTCTCCCCGAGGGGTTAAGGAAGACATCTCCGAGCTTACCAAGACCTTGAGAAGCCAATTCTGGGGCGTAGCTTCGTTCCTCTCGCAACCTTCCCCGTCTCCGGATCCCCAGGAGAGAAATCAGAGTCCAGATGATGCGGAGGAGGAGGACGAGGATCTGATCGCTGGGATTAGGAACGATTTCGCGGAGATTGGGGGGAGATTCAGGACGGGGATCTCGAAGCTCTCTGAGAATTTACCTGTATCTGATTTCACAAAGATCGCTTCGAACTTCTTACAGTTAGGTTCAGAAGGAGCCGATCCGAAGGATTACGGTGACGTAATCGGAGTTACCGAGGAGCTAATCGCGTTCGTGAGGGATCTCGCGATGCATCCCGAGACTTGGTTGGATCTTCCTTTACctgatgaggatgatgatgattataCCTTTGATG AGTTTGAAATGACTGATGATCAACACGAGCATGCTCTGTCCATGGAAAGGCTTGTGCCGAGCCTTGCTTCTTTGAGGATCGAGCTTTGCCCTGAATACATGAGTGAGAATTGCTTCTGGTTGATTTACTTTGTGCTTTTGCATCCTAAACTCACTCAACACGACGCCTCGCTTCTCTCCACTCCTCAG GTACTCGAAGCAAGAGCAATGTTATCTCATGAGTTACAGAAACTAAACAGAGCACCTGTGGAAGGAGAGAGTTCTGAAGCTAACGCTGCAGTGGTTGAACCTCTTACAAACCCTTCGCAGGAGTCATTAGCTGCTAAACCCGTAAATCCGCAGGAGTATGAGACAGACAAGCACACAGTTGAGAGCAAGGAGATACAAGTCGTTGACAAATCTGTGATTGAAGAAAGAAACTCATcaactgattcttcttcttcatctagATTTGTCAACGTGCAAGCTGAGgacgtagaagaagaagaagaagaagacgcagATGATTGGTTGAACGATGAAGAGAGTTCGGATGCTGTGAGCGGCATGGAAGGAGGAGCAACTACTAAACATCCTCTTggtgaagaagacgaagaagatgtaTCATTCAGTGATCTAGAAGATGACGACGAGGAAAGAGACGTACCGGTGAGTTCCAAGAGATCTACTAACTCTAGTTCACCAGACTGGGTACAGATATAA
- the LOC111214516 gene encoding uncharacterized protein LOC111214516: MKAKEMKKERAIARLMKSPVRFLIMARDAYIRSMTSCSVGFITGGGSGGFGLPAGNFQICEEPSTTLPRSFTLNTSTTTRERCRFVTRGGENRAAMRRPLDLRRNYSCMVMGRIDEEKACDEFEQEE, from the exons ATGAAAGCTAAAGagatgaagaaagagagagcCATAGCAAGACTGATGAAATCCCCGGTACGTTTCTTGATCATGGCACGTGACGCCTACATACGCAGCATGACATCATGCTCCGTCGGTTTCATCACTGGTGGTGGCTCCGGCGGATTCGGTTTGCCAGCCGGTAACTTTCAAATCTGTGAAGAACCAAGCACCACTCTCCCTCGTAGCTTCACACTTAATACGTCAACGACGACACGTGAACGCTGCCGGTTTGTCACACGTGGCGGAGAAAACAGGGCTGCGATGAGACGACCGTTGGATCTCAGGAGAAACTATAGCTGTATGGTGATGGGAAGGATAGATGAAGAGAAGGCTTGTGATGAGTTTGAACAAGAGG AATAG
- the BNAA06G24880D gene encoding uncharacterized protein BNAA06G24880D, with the protein MRRREEKRRKLHEALLETLYPPSSPSSPSSSPSPVGFGDEPFDVTLINPEDYVNIDSSHHGDEDENGDDSETKPSRAQRKRIRKKMLKEEAARRRKVIGPLLPTEMIETREDSNGGEEASCVQPARLNASEKEEKVSFEGNDKTKRVKKRREAKKLAKESSNPTHIQDPTSETS; encoded by the exons ATGCGACGGCGAGAGGAAAAGCGACGAAAGTTACACGAAGCTCTTCTTGAAACACTGTATCCTCCTTCATCGCCTTcgtctccttcctcttctccgTCTCCG GTTGGGTTTGGTGACGAACCGTTCGATGTAACACTCATAAACCCAG AGGATTACGTGAACATTGATTCATCACATCACGGCGACGAGGATGAAAACGGAGACGATTCAGAGACTAAACCGAGTCGAGCGCAGAGGAAGAGGATAAGAAAGAAGATGCTCAAAGAGGAAGCTGCTCGACGGAGGAAAGTCATCGGACCTCTGCTTCCGACGGAAATGATTGAGACGCGTGAAGACAGCAACGGTGGAGAAGAGGCGAGTTGCGTACAACCTGCTCGACTAAATGCCTCAGAGAAAGAAG AGAAAGTGAGCTTTGAGGGAAATGATAAGACGAAAAGAGTCAAGAAGAGGAGAGAGGCAAAGAAACTTGCCAAAGAGAGTTCTAACCCAACTCATATCCAGGATCCAACCTCTGAAACTTCTTGA
- the LOC106348169 gene encoding ruvB-like 2, translating to MAELKLSESRDLTRVERIGAHSHIRGLGLDSSLEPRAVSEGMVGQVKARKAAGVILQMIKEGKIAGRAILIAGQPGTGKTAIAMGMAKSLGLETPFAMIAGSEIFSLEMSKTEALTQSFRKAIGVRIKEETEVIEGEVVEVQIDRPASSGVASKSGKLTMKTTDMETVYDMGAKLIESLNKEKVQSGDVIALDKATGKISKLGRSFSRSRDYDAMGAQTKFVQCPDGELQKRKEVVHCVTLHEIDVINSRTQGFLALFTGDTGEIRSEVREQIDTKVAEWREEGKAEIVPGVLFIDEVHMLDIECFSFLNRALENEMSPILVVATNRGVTTIRGTNQKSPHGIPIDLLDRLLIISTQPYTDEDIRKILEIRCQEEDVEMNEEAKQLLTLIGRDTSLRYAIHLITAAALSCQKRKGKVVEIEDINRVYRLFLDARRSMQYLVEYQSQYMFSEPVEADGEDEQDAMQT from the exons atggcggAGCTAAAGCTATCAGAGAGCCGCGACCTAACAAGAGTGGAGCGAATCGGCGCACACTCACACATCCGAGGCCTGGGACTCGACTCATCCCTCGAGCCGCGAGCCGTCTCCGAAGGAATGGTAGGTCAAGTGAAGGCCCGCAAAGCCGCCGGCGTAATCCTCCAGATGATCAAAGAAGGCAAAATCGCCGGCCGGGCCATCCTAATCGCGGGGCAGCCCGGGACCGGCAAAACCGCGATCGCGATGGGAATGGCGAAATCCCTCGGACTGGAGACGCCCTTCGCGATGATCGCGGGGAGCGAGATATTCTCCCTGGAGATGTCGAAGACGGAGGCTTTGACTCAGTCTTTCCGCAAAGCGATCGGTGTGAGGATCAAGGAGGAGACCGAGGTTATCGAAGGAGAGGTCGTGGAGGTTCAGATCGATAGGCCTGCTTCTTCGGGGGTTGCGTCCAAGTCCGGGAAGCTGACGATGAAGACGACGGATATGGAGACTGTGTACGATATGGGAGCGAAGCTGATTGAGTCTTTGAATAAGGAGAAAGTGCAGAGCGGGGATGTGATTGCGCTTGATAAGGCTACTGGGAAGATTAGTAAGCTTGGGAGGTCGTTTTCGAGGTCTAGGGATTATGATGCTATGGGCGCTCAGACTAAGTTTGTGCAGTGCCCTGATGGTGAGCTCCAGAAGAGGAAAGAGGTTGTGCATTGTGTCACTCTTCATGAGATTGATGTTATCAACAGCAG GACGCAAGGGTTTCTTGCCCTTTTCACGGGTGATACAGGAGAAATCCGATCAGAAGTTCGTGAACAGATCGACACGAAAGTAGCGGAGTGGAGAGAAGAAGGCAAAGCTGAGATAGTTCCCGGTGTTCTCTTCATCGACGAAGTCCACATGCTCGACATTGAATGCTTCTCATTCCTCAACCGAGCTCTCGAGAACGAAATGTCACCGATCCTCGTCGTGGCAACGAACCGAGGAGTCACGACAATCCGCGGAACTAACCAGAAATCACCTCACGGGATCCCGATCGATCTCCTTGACCGTCTTCTCATCATCTCGACTCAGCCTTACACGGACGAAGACATAAGGAAGATATTGGAGATACGTTGCCAAGAGGAAGACGTTGAGATGAACGAAGAGGCGAAGCAGCTATTGACTTTGATCGGGCGCGATACTTCTCTGAGGTATGCGATTCATCTGATAACAGCGGCTGCGCTGTCTTGCCAGAAACGGAAAGGGAAAGTCGTGGAGATTGAGGATATCAACAGAGTTTATCGATTGTTCTTGGATGCGAGGAGGTCGATGCAGTACCTTGTTGAGTATCAGAGTCAGTATATGTTCAGCGAACCTGTCGAAGCTGATGGAGAAGACGAACAAGATGCTATGCAGACCTGA
- the LOC106348168 gene encoding uncharacterized protein LOC106348168, with protein MGNCQAAEAATVLIHHPAENKVERIYWSVTASDVMKSNPGHYVAVVVTSPTLRNEKGSPLKQLKLLRPDDTLLIGHVYRLVSFEEVLKEFATKKCVKLGKLLKEGGGLELKKKTKKHRKKTDQDHNGRVNPNSDLDPKEDVSNDDTVAGEDGGDGFMRRSHGGGRGGGGWRPSLHSIPELGSS; from the exons atGGGAAATTGTCAAGCGGCGGAGGCAGCGACGGTTTTGATCCATCACCCGGCGGAGAACAAAGTGGAGAGGATTTACTGGTCGGTGACAGCAAGCGACGTCATGAAATCCAACCCCGGTCATTACGTTGCGGTGGTGGTAACGTCACCGACATTGAGGAACGAGAAAGGGTCACCACTGAAGCAGCTCAAGCTCCTTCGTCCTGACGACACTTTACTCATCGGACATGTCTACCGTCTCGTCAGCTTCGAAG AGGTTTTGAAGGAGTTTGCGACGAAGAAGTGTGTAAAGCTTGGCAAGCTATTGAAAGAAGGAGGAGGACTTGAGctaaagaagaagacgaagaaacaCAGAAAGAAGACAGATCAGGATCATAATGGTCGGGTCAACCCAAATTCGGATTTGGATCCGAAAGAAGATGTATCTAATGATGATACG GTCGCCGGAGAAGACGGTGGAGATGGGTTTATGAGACGGAGCCACGGCGGGGGAAGAGGTGGCGGTGGGTGGAGACCATCTTTACACAGCATTCCGGAACTTGGATCCTCATGA